The Verrucomicrobium spinosum DSM 4136 = JCM 18804 genome includes a region encoding these proteins:
- a CDS encoding GNAT family N-acetyltransferase — MKQPFPGHLTSARLLLRPLHPGDAEALCAYRSLPEVARYQSWESFGPDDAARLIEAQRTAQPDVPGTWFQLAFVETATGRVIGDCGLHCLQEDGRQMEMGITLSPQYQGRGYATEAVECVLHYLFGTLHKHRVLASTDALNHRAAALFRRLGFRQEAHLVESLWFKGQWGSEYLFALLKREWEASHSQKNLDSPRP, encoded by the coding sequence ATGAAACAACCCTTCCCAGGCCACCTGACCTCCGCGCGTCTCCTGCTGCGCCCACTCCACCCCGGCGATGCGGAGGCGTTGTGCGCCTACCGCTCCCTGCCTGAGGTGGCTCGCTATCAGTCCTGGGAATCGTTCGGCCCGGACGACGCAGCCCGTTTGATCGAGGCCCAGCGCACCGCCCAGCCAGACGTTCCCGGCACCTGGTTCCAGCTCGCCTTCGTCGAGACCGCCACAGGCCGCGTCATCGGCGATTGCGGCCTGCACTGCCTGCAGGAAGACGGGCGGCAGATGGAAATGGGCATCACCCTCTCCCCCCAGTACCAGGGCCGCGGCTATGCCACCGAGGCGGTCGAGTGCGTGCTCCACTATCTCTTCGGCACCCTGCACAAACATCGCGTCCTCGCCTCCACCGATGCCCTCAACCACCGCGCCGCCGCCCTTTTCCGACGGCTCGGCTTCCGGCAGGAGGCCCATTTGGTAGAGAGCCTGTGGTTCAAGGGTCAATGGGGCAGCGAATACCTCTTCGCACTGCTCAAGCGCGAGTGGGAAGCTAGTCACTCCCAAAAAAACCTCGACTCCCCCCGACCCTAG
- a CDS encoding COR domain-containing protein: MAKKAARKPAKKALATTSLLPQINLPVEEQGTPYEIALRRITQTEGSGGQHLDLEGLGLKEVPEALAKCTGLKWLTLSHNPLKRFPESILSLKQLKHLNLDGTQIQSLPPSFGQLQALSFLFLSGNALSSLPASLAQCSQLAGLILRNNRFTSLPPVLEHLDSLEFLDLGINLLTGSLEGLQHLRKLKQLRLHGCGLTSLPEIFSAFPELEALHLQDNQLTQLPASLASCKKLRRLVISDNRLTSLPRYLQELPDLSEIYLHNNPRLNLPAEVLGPHFRPGTPAKPSNTPKAADILRYYFRLAEGQSRPLNEVKLLLVGRGKAGKSSLRDRLVHNTFDENKPETPGIDIQPWELHCHGEDLRLHVWDFAGQEITHATHQFFLTERSVYLLVLEGRTDNQDRDAEYWLRLISTFGKDSPIIIALNQWDVRPFEVDRNLLQERYPAIKAFIPTDCKTQHGIDDLKETICDILRDLKEVHEPFPSSWWNVKEYFGAAKHNYLPFTRFRTLCEERDLKEPDQQDSLARILHALGIILHYGEDARLKDTTVLNPQWVTNGVYHLLRLKDEQGGNGILTLEEAAAAMPDEPPEMVRYLIELMRRFELCYALDEAETRWLIPQVLTRYQPKLAADWTTAPATRLRYTYKVIPEGLLPRFIVRTHPLSEHTERWRNGVVLSVEGAQALVRAEHTENRITVTVQGEPEPRLRLVQLIRGHLQDIHASLPGLTPREEMEVTGYRNIYKDVATLERDERRRLTTTVETVDGSIPIEQTPQLNTISAPLKRQPDAPVVRVFVSYSQRDTRHLDVFKQNLKVMQMNGLITLWYDGLIKTGSEWDQDIRRELEEADIIVFMVSTNFLASDYILGVEMARAIQRKEAGEAEIVTLLLEPNCGWRKPHQLKPRGSSETITCELKKYQAIYPASKQARRWPIAPHAFNHVEDPLEDLRNQILAKRPASAALPRFRHAN, from the coding sequence ATGGCCAAGAAAGCAGCACGAAAACCAGCCAAAAAGGCCCTTGCCACGACGAGCCTGCTCCCGCAGATCAACCTTCCGGTGGAGGAGCAGGGCACTCCCTATGAGATTGCTTTGCGTCGCATCACGCAAACGGAAGGATCTGGCGGCCAGCACCTTGATTTGGAGGGCCTCGGTCTGAAAGAAGTTCCGGAGGCGCTTGCCAAGTGCACCGGGTTGAAGTGGTTGACCCTCTCCCACAACCCGCTCAAACGCTTTCCTGAGAGCATCCTGAGTCTGAAGCAATTGAAACATCTTAATCTTGACGGCACTCAGATTCAATCCCTCCCCCCGTCTTTCGGCCAGCTCCAAGCACTAAGCTTCCTCTTCCTTTCAGGCAATGCTCTCAGTTCTCTGCCAGCCTCACTTGCCCAGTGCTCTCAACTCGCTGGCCTTATACTCCGCAATAACAGGTTCACCAGCCTGCCCCCGGTTCTTGAACATCTCGACTCTCTCGAATTTCTAGACCTAGGAATCAACCTTCTCACAGGCTCCCTCGAAGGCTTGCAGCATCTGCGCAAACTGAAACAGCTTCGCTTGCACGGTTGTGGCTTGACGTCTCTCCCAGAGATCTTCTCAGCATTCCCCGAGCTCGAAGCACTGCATCTGCAGGACAACCAACTCACCCAACTGCCCGCCTCCCTCGCCTCCTGCAAAAAGCTACGGCGGCTCGTAATCTCAGACAACCGGCTCACCAGCCTTCCGAGATATCTCCAAGAGCTCCCTGACTTGTCAGAGATCTATCTTCACAACAACCCCAGACTGAACCTTCCCGCCGAGGTGCTAGGGCCGCACTTCCGCCCTGGAACTCCCGCCAAACCATCCAACACGCCTAAAGCCGCCGACATCCTTCGCTACTACTTCCGCCTCGCCGAGGGCCAATCCCGCCCGCTCAACGAGGTCAAACTCCTCCTCGTTGGCCGCGGCAAGGCAGGCAAGAGCTCCCTGCGGGACCGCCTGGTTCACAACACCTTTGACGAGAACAAACCCGAAACACCCGGCATCGACATCCAGCCCTGGGAGCTCCACTGCCATGGCGAGGACCTCCGCCTTCACGTCTGGGACTTCGCGGGTCAGGAAATCACCCACGCCACCCACCAGTTCTTCCTCACCGAGCGCAGCGTCTATCTCCTCGTCCTGGAGGGCCGCACCGACAACCAGGATCGCGACGCAGAGTACTGGCTGCGGCTCATCTCCACCTTCGGCAAGGACTCCCCCATCATCATCGCGCTGAACCAGTGGGACGTACGCCCCTTTGAGGTGGACCGCAACCTCCTCCAGGAGCGCTACCCCGCGATCAAGGCCTTCATCCCCACTGACTGCAAGACCCAGCACGGCATCGACGACCTCAAAGAAACGATCTGCGACATCCTCCGCGATCTCAAAGAGGTGCACGAGCCCTTTCCCAGCTCCTGGTGGAACGTGAAGGAGTACTTCGGCGCAGCAAAGCACAACTATCTTCCCTTCACCCGCTTTCGCACGCTGTGCGAGGAGCGAGACCTGAAAGAGCCTGACCAGCAGGACAGCCTGGCCCGCATCCTCCACGCCCTGGGCATCATCCTTCACTATGGCGAGGATGCCCGCCTGAAAGACACCACCGTGCTCAATCCCCAGTGGGTCACCAACGGTGTGTACCACCTCCTCCGACTCAAAGACGAGCAGGGTGGCAACGGCATTCTCACCTTGGAAGAGGCCGCCGCTGCCATGCCGGACGAGCCGCCGGAGATGGTGCGTTACCTCATCGAACTCATGCGCCGGTTCGAGCTCTGCTACGCCCTGGACGAGGCCGAGACCCGCTGGCTCATCCCGCAGGTCCTCACCCGCTACCAGCCCAAGCTTGCCGCAGACTGGACCACCGCCCCCGCCACCCGTCTCCGCTACACTTACAAGGTCATCCCTGAGGGGCTGCTCCCCCGCTTCATCGTCCGCACCCACCCGCTCAGTGAGCACACCGAACGCTGGCGCAACGGCGTCGTCCTCAGTGTCGAAGGCGCCCAGGCCCTCGTTAGGGCCGAGCACACCGAGAACCGCATCACCGTCACCGTACAGGGCGAGCCCGAACCTCGCCTCCGCCTCGTCCAGCTCATCCGCGGCCACCTCCAGGACATCCACGCCAGCCTCCCCGGCCTCACGCCCAGAGAGGAGATGGAAGTCACCGGCTACCGCAACATCTACAAGGACGTTGCCACCCTGGAGCGTGACGAGCGCCGCCGCCTCACCACCACCGTGGAGACCGTGGACGGCAGCATCCCCATCGAGCAGACCCCGCAGCTCAACACCATCTCCGCCCCGCTCAAGCGCCAGCCAGACGCCCCCGTCGTCCGCGTCTTCGTCAGCTACTCCCAGCGCGACACCCGCCACCTGGATGTCTTCAAGCAGAACCTCAAAGTCATGCAGATGAACGGCCTCATCACCCTCTGGTATGACGGGCTCATCAAGACGGGCAGCGAGTGGGACCAGGACATCCGTCGGGAGCTGGAAGAGGCAGACATCATTGTCTTCATGGTCAGCACCAATTTCCTCGCCTCCGACTACATCCTCGGCGTGGAGATGGCCCGAGCCATCCAGCGCAAAGAGGCCGGCGAGGCCGAGATCGTCACCCTGCTCCTCGAACCCAACTGCGGCTGGCGCAAGCCCCACCAGCTCAAGCCCCGCGGCAGCAGTGAAACCATCACCTGCGAGCTCAAGAAATACCAGGCCATCTACCCCGCCAGCAAACAAGCCAGGCGCTGGCCCATCGCCCCTCATGCCTTCAACCACGTGGAAGATCCTCTTGAAGACCTCCGCAACCAGATCCTCGCCAAACGCCCGGCCAGCGCAGCCTTGCCCCGCTTCCGTCATGCGAACTGA
- a CDS encoding COR domain-containing protein yields MRASNIKFTAFRTLCDEKGLTDPLQQDSLARILHALGIILHYGEDARLKDTTVLKPQWVTSGVYRLLRFNDGTDASGVLTLSDSQP; encoded by the coding sequence GTGAGGGCCTCGAACATCAAGTTCACGGCATTCCGCACCTTGTGTGACGAAAAAGGTCTCACCGATCCCCTTCAACAAGACAGCCTGGCCCGCATCCTGCACGCCTTGGGCATCATCCTCCATTACGGCGAAGACGCCAGACTGAAGGACACAACTGTACTCAAACCACAATGGGTAACGAGTGGTGTCTATCGCCTTCTTCGATTCAATGATGGCACAGACGCTAGCGGTGTCCTAACTCTCTCCGATTCCCAGCCCTGA
- a CDS encoding toll/interleukin-1 receptor domain-containing protein: MSYAQRDIRHLDVFKQNLKVMQMNGLIKTGSEWDQDIRRELDDADIIVFMVSTNFLASDYIRGVEMARAIQRKEASEAELVTLLLEPDCGWKDPHQLKLRGTDQTITCNLKKYQAIHPRNRKAARWPTTANAFNHVEPALTKLRETILARRPVGEFLPRHRPTG, from the coding sequence ATCAGCTACGCGCAGCGCGACATCCGTCACCTGGACGTCTTCAAGCAGAACCTGAAGGTCATGCAGATGAACGGCCTCATCAAGACCGGCAGCGAATGGGACCAGGACATCCGCCGGGAACTCGACGACGCTGACATCATCGTCTTCATGGTCAGCACGAATTTCCTCGCCTCCGACTACATCCGCGGCGTGGAGATGGCCCGCGCCATCCAGCGCAAAGAGGCCAGCGAGGCCGAGCTTGTCACCCTCCTCCTCGAACCTGACTGTGGCTGGAAAGATCCCCACCAGCTCAAGCTCCGCGGCACCGACCAGACCATCACCTGCAACCTCAAGAAGTACCAGGCCATCCACCCCCGCAACAGGAAGGCCGCCCGCTGGCCCACCACCGCCAACGCCTTCAACCACGTGGAGCCCGCCCTGACCAAACTCCGCGAAACCATCCTCGCCAGACGCCCCGTCGGCGAGTTCCTCCCCAGACATCGCCCGACCGGCTAG